The Panulirus ornatus isolate Po-2019 chromosome 21, ASM3632096v1, whole genome shotgun sequence nucleotide sequence TGTATATCCCCTATAACTGATTGCCCTATGTTCTGTATGACCAACATTGTAAGAGTTTTGGTTTtagtttctttcatctttttttcgaAAAATTGGAATTCCATGATACTGGGTTTTCTTTAAACTGATAGATTGTTTCACCAATAGATTGCATGATCATCATAATTGTTGAATATTTCATCAAATTTATAATTCTCGTTTGGACTTGATGCATGTTGATTGACATTTAATATGGTCTTTTGGAGTTATTTACTTAATTATCATCTTTCTTAAATGGGTCAGTCTCTGACTTCTTGTAACTTTCTTAGTTCATGTAAGCAAACAGTACTTTTGTGTTTTGATCCTTGCTTTAGATTATTTCTCTTTCCTCAATCTCTCTTCCTTCTATGTGGCCCCATTACTTTTTAGTTTGCATATcttattcttttatctgtttgttGCAAATGTTTCTGtcatcttcttttctctttttgtattCAAACATTGTTTTCTAAACCatagtatatctctctttatggtGTATTATCTTTTGTGTGAcatcattttttgtcattttattCAGGTACTGGAATAAGACTACCAtgcttgtttgtttgtattaCTGCTaatcataattttctttcattaactGTTGGATTATTTACttcattcttatttatttttttacagaCTTTGCAATCCTTtgccatatatttgtatgttccttgtgctacttcactaatgcaggaaacaatgaagtatgagagagaaaagaatgttACATTATATCACAGGTACCTGTAGATCAAATGCTGTTATTATCTTGTTAAAATATCCTGTTTTTCCAGATGTCAGGAACAGGTGGAACAAGCAGCTTTCAGAAGAGAGGGAAGGCCAAAATAGTTTCCATTCCCGGAACTCGCCCATCCATCCACAACTCTCAGTTATTGCTTTCATCTGGAATACCTTCACTGGATTACCTTGTTGGAGGTGGCCTTCCTGTTGGTACAATCATTCTTATAGAACAAGACAAGTATGATGTATACAGCAAACTGTTATTAAAGTATTTTCTTGCTGAAGGTGTGATGAATGATCACATACTAATGTTAGCCAGTCTAGATTTACACCCAAAGGTGATCATGGAAGACTTACCAGCTTCAACGGACACAGAGCCAGATGAATCTCCCAAATCTGCTGCAGACAAGCAAATGACAATTGCCTGGAGATATCAGACTCAAGTGACCCAGCCTACAACTTTTCACAATAACAGATTTGgccataactatgacctgacaaaATCAATGGATGCAGGACTTCTTTCTTGTATTGATCTGACACTCTGgaatggaacagagagagaggatgggaagggaATTTTAAAGAATGATAACTACTGGTCACTTTTACAGTATATCAGGAAGAGAATAGAGGCAGGAAACCTGTCAACTTCAAGCAAGAAAGCTAAAACCAATGTGATGCGTTTGGCCTTACATTCAATGGGGTCCCCACTCTGGGGTTGGGAGTTTGGTCACCAGGAGAGGGATCATCGGTGGCATGATTTAACCACCTTCATGCACATGCTGAGGGCACTGGTTCGTACATCCTTCTCAGTATGTATGGTAACTGTCCCATCTCACCTTTTTGCTGATCCAGCTCTGATACTCCGTTTGCAAACATTATCTGACTTTGTGGTAAGGTTGGAATCATTTCAAGGCTCAGACAAAGAAACCAATCCAGTGTTCAAAGATTATCATGGACTTTTTCATATAGTTAAATTAGCTGCCATTAACAGCATGGTTCCACCAATGCTAGACTCTACAGACTGGGTTTTCAAACTTAAAAGACGGAAGTTAACAATTGAACGGCTTCACTTGCCACCAGAGTTATCAGAGACAGTAAGCAGAAGCCAAGAAGATCCCAATGTAAAACATACTGGCCCTGTTTGCATGGGAGAAAAACTTCCAAAGAATCTTGACTTTTGAATTATTGATTAAGGATGTTGCATCATGCAAGTGTACTTCAGTTGTG carries:
- the Elp4 gene encoding elongator complex protein 4 isoform X1, whose product is MLQESIWKMSGTGGTSSFQKRGKAKIVSIPGTRPSIHNSQLLLSSGIPSLDYLVGGGLPVGTIILIEQDKYDVYSKLLLKYFLAEGVMNDHILMLASLDLHPKVIMEDLPASTDTEPDESPKSAADKQMTIAWRYQTQVTQPTTFHNNRFGHNYDLTKSMDAGLLSCIDLTLWNGTEREDGKGILKNDNYWSLLQYIRKRIEAGNLSTSSKKAKTNVMRLALHSMGSPLWGWEFGHQERDHRWHDLTTFMHMLRALVRTSFSVCMVTVPSHLFADPALILRLQTLSDFVVRLESFQGSDKETNPVFKDYHGLFHIVKLAAINSMVPPMLDSTDWVFKLKRRKLTIERLHLPPELSETVSRSQEDPNVKHTGPVCMGEKLPKNLDF
- the Elp4 gene encoding elongator complex protein 4 isoform X2, which encodes MSGTGGTSSFQKRGKAKIVSIPGTRPSIHNSQLLLSSGIPSLDYLVGGGLPVGTIILIEQDKYDVYSKLLLKYFLAEGVMNDHILMLASLDLHPKVIMEDLPASTDTEPDESPKSAADKQMTIAWRYQTQVTQPTTFHNNRFGHNYDLTKSMDAGLLSCIDLTLWNGTEREDGKGILKNDNYWSLLQYIRKRIEAGNLSTSSKKAKTNVMRLALHSMGSPLWGWEFGHQERDHRWHDLTTFMHMLRALVRTSFSVCMVTVPSHLFADPALILRLQTLSDFVVRLESFQGSDKETNPVFKDYHGLFHIVKLAAINSMVPPMLDSTDWVFKLKRRKLTIERLHLPPELSETVSRSQEDPNVKHTGPVCMGEKLPKNLDF